The Armatimonadota bacterium genome includes a window with the following:
- the tsaD gene encoding tRNA N6-adenosine threonylcarbamoyltransferase, protein MLVLGIETSCDDTCAAVVRGGREILSNVIASQDHLHQKFGGVVPEIACRKHVESLQPTIREALERAEVSLEDIEGIAVTNRPGLIGALITGVSAAKALALTLEVPIVGVHHLESHIWANFLAEPDLQFPFVSLIVSGGHTDLALASAPGDYTLLARTADDAAGECFDKSARALGLGWPGGPAVDRLAREGDASKARFPRARVGDGLDFSFSGLKTAVLRYLDSRPEDVSLADVAAGLQEAIVDVLVANTIRATEACSVEWVAVGGGVAANSLLKQKMRDACERRGLRLAIPPPRLCTDNAAMVAAAGHWRLERGMDDGLDLDAFATEPLADVRPVAV, encoded by the coding sequence ATGCTGGTGCTGGGGATAGAGACGAGCTGCGACGACACGTGCGCGGCAGTGGTGCGGGGTGGGAGGGAGATCCTCTCAAACGTCATCGCCTCGCAGGATCATCTCCATCAGAAGTTCGGAGGGGTGGTTCCCGAAATCGCTTGCCGCAAGCATGTGGAGTCGCTCCAGCCCACCATCCGTGAAGCTCTGGAAAGAGCGGAGGTCTCCCTCGAAGATATCGAGGGCATCGCCGTGACCAATCGCCCCGGGCTTATCGGAGCGTTGATCACGGGGGTCAGCGCGGCCAAAGCGTTGGCGCTGACTCTGGAAGTGCCGATCGTGGGTGTGCACCATCTGGAATCCCACATCTGGGCGAACTTCCTGGCCGAGCCGGATCTGCAGTTCCCGTTCGTTTCGCTGATCGTGTCGGGAGGGCATACCGATCTGGCGCTTGCGAGCGCTCCGGGCGACTATACCCTCCTGGCCAGAACCGCAGATGATGCGGCAGGGGAATGCTTCGACAAGAGCGCTCGGGCGCTCGGTCTGGGCTGGCCGGGCGGCCCGGCGGTGGACCGTTTGGCACGCGAAGGAGACGCAAGCAAAGCCCGTTTCCCACGGGCACGGGTGGGCGACGGATTGGATTTCAGCTTCAGCGGTCTGAAGACGGCTGTCCTGCGCTATCTGGATTCCCGGCCGGAAGACGTAAGTCTGGCGGACGTGGCGGCAGGGCTGCAGGAGGCCATCGTGGACGTTCTCGTTGCCAACACCATCCGCGCTACGGAGGCTTGCAGCGTTGAATGGGTGGCAGTGGGAGGCGGGGTCGCCGCGAACAGTCTGTTGAAGCAGAAGATGCGCGATGCCTGCGAGCGGCGCGGACTGCGGCTGGCCATTCCGCCTCCTCGCCTGTGCACGGACAACGCCGCCATGGTGGCCGCAGCCGGCCACTGGCGGCTGGAGCGCGGGATGGATGACGGCCTGGACCTGGACGCTTTCGCCACCGAGCCTCTGGCCGATGTCCGTCCCGTGGCGGTGTGA
- the rimI gene encoding ribosomal-protein-alanine acetyltransferase: protein MATEVSAIPAIFITRMRQEDVPAVMQVELQCFSAPWSENAYRTELNNPCAEYYVAWSSGRLVGYVGMWLILDEVHITTIGVAADMRGKRVGERLLVRALDASREREAQRVTLEVRKSNRVAISLYKKYGFREAAIRRGYYSDNGEDALIMWVDDLWSPEFTSLFNANKARLQALEAG, encoded by the coding sequence TTGGCCACGGAAGTCTCGGCGATCCCCGCGATCTTCATCACTCGAATGCGGCAGGAAGATGTGCCTGCGGTTATGCAGGTGGAGCTGCAATGCTTCAGCGCGCCCTGGAGCGAAAACGCCTACCGCACGGAGCTGAACAATCCCTGTGCGGAATACTATGTGGCGTGGTCGTCCGGCCGGCTGGTGGGTTACGTGGGGATGTGGCTCATTCTGGACGAGGTCCACATCACAACCATCGGCGTGGCCGCGGATATGCGGGGCAAACGCGTGGGCGAGCGTCTCCTGGTGCGGGCGCTGGACGCGAGCCGCGAGCGAGAGGCGCAGAGGGTGACGCTGGAGGTGCGGAAATCCAACCGTGTGGCCATTTCCCTTTACAAGAAATACGGATTCCGTGAGGCCGCCATCCGCAGGGGCTACTACTCGGACAACGGCGAAGACGCCTTGATCATGTGGGTGGATGACCTCTGGAGTCCTGAGTTCACGTCTCTTTTCAATGCGAACAAAGCGCGCCTTCAGGCGCTGGAGGCCGGATAG
- a CDS encoding alkaline ceramidase, with the protein MLFAGAARRSITPYGTVDLSGYAARTQPCTGVLDDLYVRALVLRQEEQTAIVCSLDILGLEQQHVRELRAELARDGFRPETTLFCCTHTHGAPAVQRLRGCGTPSAEYVEMVLRETLHCVREAAGGPLECEILAGSGSCDLNVNRRRRDGSGIALAANPEGPRDPVVTVLQVRKRGGGEIIGTIFNYACHAVTLGGDNRLVTGDWPGEVCRRLEAESKGVALFLQGCCGDLNPRVRGGIPELKRAAALVGQSVLDAVDGAERLEEPRISAWLAPVPLPLMPNPPDDEIIARLLQIRSKPPEARDFADTRDLDWGADVLANPQQARQSEMVIEVGELSLGQAAIAWLPGEAFCEIGLALRRLHPGKCLLVAGYTNGNIGYIPTGKAFQEGGYEVTDAWRYYGYQMVGPESERLILDAFAAHATSPI; encoded by the coding sequence ATGCTTTTCGCCGGAGCGGCGCGGCGCTCCATCACACCGTACGGCACCGTGGACCTCTCCGGGTACGCGGCCCGCACCCAGCCGTGCACAGGTGTGCTGGACGATCTCTATGTGCGCGCTCTGGTGCTCAGGCAGGAGGAGCAGACCGCAATTGTCTGCTCCCTGGACATCCTGGGACTCGAGCAGCAACACGTCCGGGAGCTCCGGGCGGAGCTGGCGCGGGACGGCTTCCGGCCGGAGACCACGCTTTTCTGTTGCACCCATACCCACGGTGCTCCCGCGGTGCAGCGCCTGCGCGGTTGCGGAACCCCGTCGGCGGAGTATGTGGAGATGGTACTCCGGGAAACTTTGCACTGCGTGCGGGAGGCCGCCGGCGGGCCGCTGGAGTGCGAGATCCTGGCGGGTTCCGGATCCTGCGACTTGAATGTGAACAGACGACGCCGGGACGGATCGGGCATCGCCCTGGCAGCCAATCCGGAGGGACCGCGAGACCCGGTGGTGACGGTGCTGCAGGTAAGGAAGCGCGGCGGAGGAGAGATCATCGGCACGATCTTCAACTACGCCTGCCACGCGGTGACTCTGGGGGGCGATAACCGGTTGGTGACCGGCGACTGGCCAGGCGAGGTATGCCGCCGGCTGGAAGCGGAATCCAAAGGAGTGGCGCTGTTCCTTCAGGGATGCTGTGGAGACCTGAACCCGCGCGTCCGCGGCGGCATCCCCGAGCTGAAACGGGCGGCGGCCTTGGTGGGGCAGAGCGTGCTGGATGCCGTTGACGGGGCGGAGAGGTTGGAAGAGCCGCGAATCTCTGCGTGGCTGGCACCCGTCCCGCTTCCCCTTATGCCCAATCCGCCTGATGATGAGATAATCGCTCGGCTTCTGCAGATCCGCTCAAAGCCGCCGGAGGCCCGAGACTTCGCCGACACGCGGGACCTGGACTGGGGCGCGGATGTTCTGGCCAACCCGCAGCAAGCCCGCCAGAGCGAGATGGTCATTGAGGTGGGAGAGCTCAGCCTCGGGCAGGCGGCCATTGCGTGGCTTCCGGGCGAAGCTTTCTGCGAGATCGGCCTTGCGCTGCGACGGCTGCACCCCGGCAAGTGCCTGTTGGTGGCGGGCTACACGAACGGCAACATCGGCTACATCCCCACCGGCAAGGCGTTCCAGGAAGGCGGCTACGAGGTGACGGACGCCTGGCGCTACTACGGCTATCAGATGGTCGGCCCCGAGTCCGAGCGGCTGATCCTGGACGCTTTCGCCGCCCACGCCACAAGCCCGATCTGA
- a CDS encoding corrinoid methyltransferase — protein MADLNALAEAIIKGKAPVARQLTEEALAEGVAPQTVLNEGLIAGMNVVGQKFKANEYYVPEVLIAARAMQQAMQVLKPKLAETGAQPIGKVVIGTVQGDLHDIGKNLVAMMLEGAGFEIIDLGVDVKPEAFVSAALDSGAHIVGMSALLTTTMPAMETTINQFKEQGVRDKVKIMIGGAPVTQEFANRIGADGYSPDAASAVDLAKALIAA, from the coding sequence ATGGCCGATCTGAACGCTCTGGCGGAGGCGATCATCAAAGGCAAGGCGCCTGTCGCCCGGCAGTTGACGGAGGAAGCGCTGGCGGAGGGAGTGGCTCCGCAGACGGTGCTGAACGAGGGTCTCATCGCGGGGATGAACGTGGTGGGGCAGAAGTTCAAGGCGAACGAATACTACGTTCCCGAAGTTCTCATTGCGGCGCGCGCCATGCAGCAGGCCATGCAGGTGCTCAAGCCAAAGCTTGCGGAGACCGGTGCACAACCCATCGGGAAGGTGGTCATCGGCACGGTCCAGGGAGACCTCCACGACATCGGCAAGAATCTGGTTGCCATGATGCTGGAGGGCGCGGGCTTCGAGATCATTGACCTCGGAGTGGACGTTAAGCCGGAGGCTTTCGTTTCGGCGGCTCTGGATTCGGGCGCGCACATTGTGGGAATGTCGGCGCTACTGACCACCACCATGCCTGCAATGGAGACCACCATCAACCAGTTCAAGGAGCAGGGCGTTCGCGATAAGGTCAAGATCATGATCGGCGGAGCGCCGGTGACCCAGGAGTTCGCCAACCGCATCGGAGCGGACGGCTACTCTCCGGATGCCGCAAGCGCGGTGGATCTGGCGAAGGCGCTGATTGCGGCCTGA